From the Gavia stellata isolate bGavSte3 chromosome 22, bGavSte3.hap2, whole genome shotgun sequence genome, one window contains:
- the SLC26A11 gene encoding sodium-independent sulfate anion transporter translates to MPGPRQRGQSCPCPAARARLPVLRWLPRYSPAWLQLDLLAGLTVGLTAVPQALAYAEVAGLPPQYGLYSSFMGCFVYCFLGTAKDVTLGPTAIMSLLVSSYAFHEPVYAILLTFLSGCIQLAMGLLHLGFLLDFVSCPVIKGFTSAASITISFNQVKNILGLQGIPRQFFLQVYETLRRIGETRAGDAVLGLACLAALAGLQAMKSRLPQAARAEPLAARVSYLIVWTSATARNALVVLFAGLVAYSFQVMGSQPLTLTGSIPRGLPAFRLPRFSMAAPNGTIPFRSMVEDMGVGLAVVPLMGLLETVAIAKAFASQNDYRIDPNQELLAIGCANILGSFVSSYPITGSFGRTAVNAQSGVCTPAGGLVTGALVLLSLAYLTSLFYYIPKAALAAVIISAVVPMFDAGIFRTLWRVKRLDFVPLCVTFLLCFWEVQYGIVAGVLVSGILLLYSIARPPIKVSEGDMLLVQPGSPLHFPAIECLRDAVCSRALAESPPRSVILDCRHISSIDYTVVVGLAELLQELRKHGLSLAFCSLQDPVLQVLLSADLEGFQHFPSREEAERCGGAEPGDGRAAPFTSTSESSLLPAGLIQ, encoded by the exons ATGCCGGGGCCCCGGCAGCGCGGGCAGAGCTGCCCGTgcccggcggcgcgggcgagGCTGCCCGTCCTGCGCTGGCTGCCGCGCTATTCTCCGGCCTGGCTGCAGCTCGACCTGCTCGCCGGCCTGACGGTGGGGCTGACCGCCGTGCCGCAGGCGCTGGCCTACGCCGAGGTGGCCGGGCTGCCGCCGCAG TACGGCCTCTATTCTTCCTTCATGGGCTGCTTTGTCTACTGCTTCCTGGGCACCGCCAAGGACGTGACGCTGGGTCCCACAGCCATCATGTCGCTGCTTGTCTCCTCTTACGCGTTCCACGAGCCTGTCTATGCCATCCTGCTCACCTTCCTCTCCGGCTGCATCCAGCTGGCCATGGGGCTCCTGCACCTCG GTTTCCTTCTGGACTTCGTTTCCTGCCCAGTCATTAAGGGATTTACATCGGCTGCTTCCATCACCATTAGCTTCAACCAGGTCAAG AacatcctggggctgcaggggatccCTCGGCAGTTTTTCCTGCAGGTGTATGAGACGCTGCGGAGGATCGGGGAGACCAG GGCTGGGGACGCGGTCCTGGGGCTGGCCTGCCTGGCCGCGCTGGCAGGACTCCAGGCGATGAAGAGCCGCCTGCCCCAAGCTGCCCGTGCGGAGCCGCTGGCTGCCAGGGTCAGCTACCTGATCGTCTGGACCTCTGCCACCG CACGCAACGCCCTCGTAGTCCTGTTTGCCGGCCTGGTTGCTTACTCCTTCCAGGTGATGGGCTCCCAGCCACTCACGCTCACTGGCAGCATCCCCCGGGGCCTCCCCGCGTTCCGGCTGCCGCGCTTCTCCATGGCTGCACCCAACGGCACCATACCCTTCCGGAGCATGGTGGAG GACATGGGGGTCGGGCTGGCCGTGGTCCCGCTCATGGGCCTGCTGGAGACTGTTGCGATTGCCAAGGCTTTTG CCTCGCAGAACGATTACAGGATTGACCCCaaccaggagctgctggctaTAG GCTGCGCCAACATCCTGGGCTCCTTCGTCTCATCGTATCCCATCACGGGCAGCTTTGGCCG gaCAGCAGTGAACGCACAATCGGGCGTCTGCACCCCCGCGGGAGGGCTCGTCACAG GCGCCCTGGTCCTGCTCTCGCTGGCGTACCTCACCTCACTCTTCTACTACATCCCCAAAGCGGCGCTGGCCGCCGTCATCATCTCGGCTGTGGTCCCCATGTTTGATGCTGGGATCTTCAGGACTCTCTGGCGGGTTAAGA GGCTGGACTTTGTGCCCCTCTGCGTGACgttcctgctctgcttctggGAGGTCCAGTACGGCATCGTGGCCGGGGTGCTGGTCTCGGGGATTCTCCTCCTCTACTCCATTGCCAGGCCCCCAATAAAG GTGTCGGAGGGGGACATGCTCCTCGTGCAGCCAGGGAGCCCCCTGCACTTCCCAGCCATCGAGTGCCTCCGGGACGCCGTGTGCAGCCGCGCCTTGGCAG AATCTCCACCACGCTCCGTCATCCTGGACTGTCGCCACATCAGCAGCATCGATTACacggtggtggtggggctggcagagctgctgcaggagctgcgcAAGCACGGCCTCTCACTGGCCTTCTGCAGCCTGCAG GACCCTGTTCTCCAAGTCCTGCTGTCTGCAGACTTAGAAGGATTCCAGCATTTCCCCAGCCGGGAGGAGGCAG AGCGGTGCGGAGGAGCGGAGCCGGGGGACGGCAGGGCAGCCCCCTTCACCAGCACCAGCGAGAGCTCGCTGCTGCCCGCGGGGCTCATCCAGTGA
- the SGSH gene encoding N-sulphoglucosamine sulphohydrolase: protein MRPWALALLLGALRTGGAPAPAPARNVLLLLADDGGFESGAYNNSAIRTPNLDALARRSVVFQNAFTPVSSCSPSRASILTGLPQHQNGMYGLHQDVHHFNSFDSVRSLPRLLSQARVRTGIIGKKHVGPEAVYPFDFAYTEENSSVLQVGRNITRIKALVRQFLQSQDERPFFLYVAFHDPHRCGHSQPQYGAFCEKFGNGESGMGWIPDWKPQLYRPEQVQVPYFVPDTPAARADLAAQYTTIGRMDQGIGLVLEELRGAGFHNSTLVIYTSDNGIPFPSGRTNLYRSGTAEPLLISSPEHTERWGQVSQAFASLLDLTPTILDWFSIPYPSYSIFGRKRVQLTGKSLLPALESEQPWATAFSSQSHHEVTMYYPMRAIQHQQFRLIHNLNYKMPFPIDQDFYISPTFQDLLNRTRARQPTHWNKTLHQYYYRDRWELFDCSRDPTESQNLAPDPRYAAVFQLLRAQLLKWQWDTGDPWVCAPDAVLEEKLSPQCRPLHNEL, encoded by the exons ATGCGGCCCTGGGCGCTGGCGCTGCTGCTGGGCGCGCTGCGCACCggcggggccccggccccggccccggcccgcaaCGTGCTGCTCCTCCTGG CAGATGACGGCGGCTTTGAGAGCGGCGCCTACAACAACTCAGCCATCCGCACGCCCAACCTGGACGCGCTGGCCCGGCGCAGCGTGGTCTTCCAGAACGCCTTCACCCCCGTCAGCAGCTGCTCCCCCAGCCGGGCCAGCATCCTGACCGGCTTACCCCAG CACCAGAATGGGATGTATGGGCTGCACCAGGACGTCCACCACTTCAACTCCTTTGACAGCGTGCGGAGCCTGCCCCGGCTACTCAGCCAAGCACGCGTCCGGACAG GGATAATTGGGAAGAAGCATGTCGGGCCCGAGGCTGTCTACCCCTTCGACTTCGCCTACACAGAGGAGAACAGTTCGGTCTTGCAGGTTGGGAGAAACATCACTCGAATCAAAGCCCTCGTCCGGCAGTTCCTGCAGAGCCAGGACGAGAG GCCTTTCTTCCTCTACGTCGCCTTCCACGACCCCCACCGCTGCGGGCACTCCCAGCCCCAATACGGGGCCTTCTGTGAGAAATTCGGCAATGGAGAGAGCGGCATGGGCTGGATCCCAGACTGGAAACCACAGCTCTACCGCCCGGAGCAAGTGCAG GTCCCCTACTTTGTTCCAGACACGCCGGCTGCCCGGGCGGACCTGGCAGCCCAGTACACAACCATTGGGCGCATGGACCAAG GGATCGGGCTGGTCCTGGAGGAGCTGCGGGGTGCCGGCTTCCACAACAGCACGCTGGTGATCTACACCTCCGACAACggcatccccttccccagcgGCAGGACCAACCTCTACCGGTCAGGCACCGCCGAGCCCCTGCTGATCTCCTCCCCCGAGCACACCGAGCGCTGGGGGCAGGTCAGCCAGGCCTTCGCCTCCCTCCTAG aTCTGACGCCGACCATTTTGGACTGGTTCTCCATCCCCTACCCTTCTTACAGCATCTTTGGCAGGAAGCGGGTGCAGCTCACCGGAAAGTCTCTCCTGCCAGCACTGGAGTCGGAGCAGCCCTGGGCCACCGCCTTCAGCAGCCAGAGCCACCACGAGGTGACCATGTACTACCCCATGCGAGCCATCCAGCACCAGCAGTTCCGCCTCATTCACAACCTCAACTACAAGATGCCCTTTCCCATCGACCAGGACTTCTACATCTCGCCCACTTTCCAAGACCTGCTCAACCGCACCAGGGCCAGGCAGCCAACCCACTGGAACAAGACCCTGCACCAGTACTACTACCGGGACCGCTGGGAGCTCTTTGACTGCAGCCGTGACCCCACCGAGAGCCAGAACCTGGCCCCCGACCCCCGCTACGCCGCTGTCTTCCAGCTGCTTCGCGCGCAGCTCTTGAAGTGGCAGTGGGACACGGGTGACCCCTGGGTGTGTGCCCCCGACGCTGTCCTGGAGGAGAAACTGAGTCCCCAGTGCCGGCCGCTGCACAACGAGCTGTGA
- the GAA gene encoding lysosomal alpha-glucosidase has translation MPGVRVAAAALLALLVPAAARSPGAAGCEVPAGGRFDCGPERLLSRAGCEARGCCYAPAGPGPGPGPPWCFFPRGYRSYRAENLTATASGYTARLRRVAASFLPGDVGSLRLDVALETPTRLRFTLRDPARQRYEVPLATPRVSGRAASTLYGVQVNQDPFGLVVYRQRGGQVLLNTTVAPLFFADQFLQISTSLPSHFISGLGEHLTPLVLDTAWTRVTLWNRDMAPVPQVNLYGSHPFYLGMEDGGLAHGVFLLNSNAMDVLLQPSPALTWRTTGGILDFYVFLGPDPKSVVRQYLDVVGFPFMPPYWGLGFHLCRWGYSSTDITRQVVANMTAARFPLDVQWNDLDYMDAKRDFTFNKKSFKDYPEMVRDFHCRGLRYIMIVDPGISSSGPPGTYKPYDEGLKRGVFIRNATGQTLIGKVWPGPTAFPDFTNPETHEWWHDMVKDFHDEVPFDGMWIDMNEPSNFVEGSQDGCPKNSLEQPPYVPGVFGGRLQAGTICASSQQYLSSHYNLHSLYGLTEAIASHDALLRVRGKRPFVISRSTFAGHGRYAGHWTGDVGSDWEQLYYSVPEVLLFNLFGVPLVGADICGFVGDTSEELCVRWTQLGAFYPFMRNHNDHGARPQEPYAFSPAAQAAMRNALRLRYSLLPFLYTLFHRAHSAGETVARPLFLEFPKDPNTWAVDRQLMWGGGLLVTPVLEAGKTKVSGYFPAGTWYSLAGDSTIHSKGQWILLPAPLDTINVHVRAGYILPLQEPAFSTAESRKKGMALVVALTPDGFARGDLFWDDGESWQTFEKGDYTEILFLATHGAVLSQLLQASAHLDGVLLEAVTVLGVTSPPRQVLANGVLVGDFSYRSDTQVLRVPVSLPMWEQFVIAWF, from the exons ATGCCGGGGGTGCGggtcgccgccgccgcgctgctggcgctgctggTCCCCGCTGCGGcgcgcagccccggggccgccggctGCGAGGTGCCCGCGGGCGGCCGCTTCGACTGCGGCCCCGAGCGGCTGCTGTCGCGGGCGGGCTGCGAGGCGCGGGGCTGCTGCTAcgcgcccgccggccccggccccggccccggcccgccctgGTGCTTCTTCCCCCGCGGCTACCGCAGCTACCGGGCGGAGAACCTGACGGCCACCGCCAGCGGCTACACCGCCCGGCTCCGCCGCGTCGCCGCCAGCTTCCTGCCGGGGGACGTGGGCAGCCTCCGGCTGGACGTGGCGCTGGAGACCCCCACCCGCCTGCGCTTCACG CTGCGGGACCCGGCCCGGCAGCGCTACGAGGTGCCCCTGGCCACGCCGCGGGTGAGCGGCCGAGCCGCCTCCACGCTCTACGGGGTGCAGGTCAACCAGGATCCCTTCGGCCTCGTCGTCTAccggcagcgcggcgggcaGGTCCT GCTGAACACCACCGTCGCGCCCCTCTTCTTCGCAGACCAGTTCCTGCAGATCTCCACCTCCTTGCCCTCCCATTTCATttctgggctgggggagcaccTGACGCCACTGGTCCTCGACACGGCGTGGACCAGGGTCACCCTCTGGAATCGGGACATGGCGCCTGTG ccccaggtCAACCTTTACGGCTCCCACCCTTTCTATCTGGGGATGGAAGACGGCGGTTTGGCCCATGGTGTCTTTCTGCTGAACAGCAACGCGATGG ACgtgctcctgcagcccagcccggccctgACCTGGCGCACGACGGGTGGGATCCTGGACTTCTACGTCTTCCTGGGCCCCGACCCCAAGAGCGTGGTGCGGCAGTACCTGGACGTTGTCG GGTTCCCCTTCATGCCCCCATACTGGGGCCTGGGCTTCCACCTCTGCCGCTGGGGCTACTCCTCCACCGACATCACCCGGCAGGTCGTGGCCAACATGACGGCAGCCCGCTTCCCCCTG GACGTGCAGTGGAACGACCTGGATTACATGGATGCCAAGAGGGATTTCACCttcaacaagaaaagctttaagGACTATCCGGAGATGGTGCGGGACTTCCACTGCCGCGGGCTGAGGTACATCATGATTGTG GATCCCGGGATCAGCAGCTCTGGACCTCCCGGCACCTACAAGCCCTATGATGAGGGACTGAAGCGAGGGGTGTTCATCCGAAACGCCACGGGGCAGACCCTGATCGGGAAG gTCTGGCCGGGCCCGACGGCCTTCCCGGACTTCACCAACCCAGAGACTCACGAGTGGTGGCACGACATGGTGAAGGACTTCCACGACGAAGTGCCCTTCGATGGCATGTGGATT gacaTGAACGAGCCGTCGAACTTCGTGGAGGGCTCCCAGGATGGCTGCCCCAAGAACAGCCTGGAGCAGCCCCCCTATGTGCCAG GTGTGTTCGGGGGACGCCTCCAAGCTGGGACCATCTGTGCCTCCAGCCAGCAGTACCTGTCCTCCCACTACAACCTGCACAGCCTGTACGGGCTGACCGAGGCCATCGCCTCCCACGA CGCGCTGCTGAGGGTCCGGGGCAAGCGCCCCTTCGTCATCTCACGCTCCACGTTCGCTGGGCATGGGCGCTACGCGGGGCACTGGACAGGGGACGTTGGCAGCGACTGGGAGCAGCTGTATTACTCCGTACCAG AGGTGCTGCTCTTCAACCTCTTCGGGGTGCCGCTGGTGGGTGCCGACATCTGCGGCTTCGTGGGTGACACGTCCGAGGAGCTGTGCGTGCGCTGGACCCAACTGGGTGCCTTCTACCCCTTCATGAGGAATCACAATGACCACGGCGCCCGG CCGCAGGAGCCGTACGCCTTCAGCCCGGCTGCCCAGGCCGCCATGAGGAACGCCCTCCGCCTTCGCTactccctcctgcccttcctctACACCCTCTTCCACCGGGCTCACTCCGCCGGGGAGACGGTGGCACGGCCCCTCTTCCTCGA GTTCCCCAAGGACCCCAACACCTGGGCTGTGGACCGCCAGCTCAtgtggggcggggggctgctCGTCACACCCGTGCTGGAGGCAGGAAAGACCAAAGTCAGCGGCTACTTCCCGGCGGGGACGTGGTACAGCCTCGCGGGG GACTCCACCATCCATAGCAAAGGGCAGTGGATCCTCTTGCCAGCTCCCTTGGACACCATTAACGTCCACGTCCGCGCAGGGTACATCCTGCCTCTGCAG GAGCCTGCATTCAGCACTGCCGAGTCCCGCAAGAAGGGGATGGCCTTGGTCGTGGCACTGACGCCGGACGGCTTCGCCAGGGGAGACCTGTTCTGGGATGACGGGGAGAGCTGGCAGACCTTTGAGAAGGGGGACTACACCGAGATCCTCTTCCTGGCCACACAC gGCGCCGtcctcagccagctcctgcAGGCGAGCGCCCACCTCGAtggggtgctgctggaggctgTGACCGTACTGGGCGTCACCAGCCCTCCCCGGCAAGTCCTGGCCAACGGTGTCCTTGTGGGCGACTTCTCCTACCGCAGCGACACCCAG GTGCTGAGAGTCCCTGTGTCGCTGCCGATGTGGGAGCAGTTTGTGATCGCTTGGTTCTGA